A DNA window from Boseongicola sp. contains the following coding sequences:
- a CDS encoding LysR family transcriptional regulator produces the protein MQKRTDRIAPVTTRTANDLEWNDLSLILAIGRGNGLSGASRALGQTHSTVFRRINAVEERTGVRFFDRFRKGYVATEAGQKAIEYAERIEAEVHALGLEVLGQDGELRGRIRLTCPEVFAQELAPGIAARFLAKHPEIRLDVTPGHGTVDLNKREAEVAIRATRSPPDSAYGRRICDFRFATFATPEYMGEHGETPIDQHDLCVIEGAMSWLVPQVLPSLEHAIERTVFQCSATKAVQNAIAAGMGIGFLPCYVGDVDDRLIRVTETFPHLDMKLWILTHPDLRNTARVRALMTHLYDDLAYDIDVFAGLTKTPSGDTNLLVGKA, from the coding sequence TTGCAAAAACGGACAGACAGGATTGCACCAGTGACTACGCGAACCGCGAACGACCTAGAGTGGAACGACCTTTCCCTGATCCTTGCCATCGGTCGTGGAAACGGTTTGTCGGGGGCATCTCGTGCACTTGGGCAAACCCACAGCACGGTATTTCGCCGCATCAACGCCGTTGAAGAACGAACCGGCGTTCGTTTCTTTGATCGTTTCCGCAAAGGCTATGTCGCGACCGAGGCCGGGCAAAAAGCGATTGAATACGCTGAACGGATCGAAGCAGAAGTGCATGCCCTTGGCCTGGAAGTGCTCGGCCAAGACGGCGAGTTGCGCGGACGCATCCGCCTGACATGCCCCGAGGTGTTCGCCCAGGAACTCGCACCCGGCATTGCTGCCCGGTTTCTGGCCAAGCACCCCGAAATCCGGCTAGACGTCACACCGGGTCACGGAACCGTCGATCTCAATAAACGCGAGGCTGAAGTCGCCATTCGTGCAACAAGATCACCGCCGGACAGTGCTTATGGACGCCGGATCTGCGATTTTCGCTTCGCCACCTTTGCGACGCCCGAATATATGGGGGAACATGGCGAAACGCCCATCGACCAGCATGATCTTTGCGTCATCGAAGGAGCGATGTCATGGCTTGTACCGCAAGTTCTTCCGTCGCTGGAGCACGCCATTGAGCGGACAGTTTTTCAATGCAGCGCCACCAAGGCGGTGCAGAATGCGATAGCCGCCGGCATGGGGATCGGGTTTCTTCCGTGTTACGTTGGCGATGTTGATGACCGGCTTATCCGCGTAACAGAGACTTTCCCGCATCTGGACATGAAGCTGTGGATCCTGACGCACCCCGATTTGCGCAACACCGCGCGTGTAAGGGCGTTGATGACCCATCTTTACGATGATCTGGCCTATGACATCGACGTGTTTGCGGGTTTGACCAAGACACCAAGTGGAGACACCAACCTTTTAGTCGGAAAAGCCTAG
- a CDS encoding superoxide dismutase: MAFELPDLPYAHDALAAHGMSAETLEYHHDLHHKAYVDNGNKLIAGTEWDGKTLEEIIVGTYDSGAVAQNGIFNNISQLWNHNQFWEMMGPGGGGMPGNLEAAINQSFGSVDEFKSQFSAAGAGQFGSGWAWLVKNADGSLAVTKTENGVNPLCFGQTALLGCDVWEHSYYIDFRNKRPAYLSNFLDNLVNWENVASRM, from the coding sequence ATGGCTTTTGAACTTCCCGATCTTCCTTACGCCCACGACGCGTTAGCAGCGCATGGCATGAGCGCTGAGACCCTGGAATACCACCACGATCTGCACCACAAGGCCTATGTGGACAACGGCAACAAGCTGATTGCTGGCACAGAATGGGACGGCAAAACGCTGGAAGAGATCATCGTTGGTACATACGATTCTGGTGCGGTTGCCCAGAACGGTATCTTCAACAACATCAGCCAGCTTTGGAACCACAACCAGTTTTGGGAGATGATGGGCCCAGGCGGCGGTGGCATGCCGGGCAATCTGGAAGCGGCTATCAACCAAAGTTTCGGATCGGTTGATGAGTTCAAGTCGCAGTTCTCGGCTGCCGGTGCTGGTCAGTTCGGCTCTGGCTGGGCATGGCTGGTCAAGAATGCCGACGGCTCGCTTGCGGTGACGAAAACCGAAAACGGCGTGAACCCATTGTGCTTTGGTCAGACCGCATTGCTCGGCTGTGATGTGTGGGAGCATTCTTACTACATCGATTTCCGCAACAAACGCCCGGCATATCTGTCGAACTTTCTGGACAATCTGGTGAACTGGGAAAACGTCGCCAGCCGGATGTAA
- a CDS encoding TIGR00730 family Rossman fold protein yields MSSSSLSVCVYCGSRPGANPAFLKAGQKMGQAIADNGWRLVYGAGDVGLMGAVADAATTAGADVLGIIPTHLLDREAPRRVYGDRIITETMHERKKVMFMNADAVVILPGGAGSLDEFFEVLTWAQLGLHAKPIVLLNIESFWEPLIALIDHIIDQGFADNSIKDFFVISETVDETIEAISKKTE; encoded by the coding sequence ATGTCATCATCATCACTCTCGGTTTGCGTCTACTGCGGTTCCCGTCCGGGTGCAAACCCGGCGTTCCTGAAAGCCGGTCAGAAGATGGGTCAGGCGATTGCCGACAACGGCTGGCGTTTGGTCTATGGTGCCGGTGATGTTGGATTGATGGGGGCAGTTGCGGATGCGGCGACCACGGCCGGGGCTGACGTTCTGGGCATCATTCCAACCCATCTGCTGGATCGCGAGGCACCTCGCCGCGTCTATGGTGACCGCATCATTACCGAAACTATGCATGAGCGGAAGAAGGTGATGTTCATGAACGCGGATGCAGTTGTGATCCTGCCCGGAGGCGCAGGTTCGTTGGACGAGTTTTTCGAAGTGCTGACATGGGCGCAGCTTGGGCTTCACGCAAAACCCATTGTGCTGTTGAATATCGAGTCATTTTGGGAGCCGTTGATCGCTCTTATTGACCACATAATTGACCAGGGATTTGCAGATAATTCGATCAAAGACTTTTTTGTGATCTCAGAAACTGTGGACGAGACCATCGAAGCGATAAGCAAGAAAACTGAATGA
- a CDS encoding LysM peptidoglycan-binding domain-containing protein: MGRSDVPRVLSLVETLPDGTELVAEASVILAPSPEVLIAEADTDAETGEETVAAVSEEVNAASNAEAVDTGTVEQSTSAEAPENKETADDTTVTSADVATADTTETDGQLEDQSTEVASGGSTAANDQIVGVTENTTEQVATATVDENAEPDTVAVADDANAEAPESEDVSTEPAAPTVLLADSEGVRVLQSGGSGPQVLENVSIDAISYDSDGEVALSGRSTGQSAVRVYINNQPILETDIGEDGQWRADLPDVDTGTYTLRVDELDAEGAVVSRTETPFRREPVEAIRALDTSGGTQSAPVALITVQPGNTLWGIAREKYGEGLLYVRVFEANSDRIRDPDLIYPGQIFTVPN, encoded by the coding sequence CTGGGAAGATCGGATGTGCCTCGGGTTTTGTCATTGGTTGAGACTTTGCCGGACGGCACAGAGCTTGTGGCGGAAGCATCGGTCATCCTGGCGCCGAGCCCAGAAGTCCTGATTGCTGAGGCTGACACAGACGCGGAAACGGGCGAAGAAACCGTCGCCGCCGTTTCCGAGGAAGTGAACGCGGCTTCAAACGCGGAAGCTGTCGATACCGGAACGGTAGAGCAGTCGACTTCAGCCGAGGCCCCGGAAAATAAAGAAACGGCGGACGACACCACTGTAACCAGCGCCGATGTCGCCACCGCAGATACAACAGAGACAGACGGGCAATTGGAAGATCAATCAACTGAGGTGGCTTCAGGGGGAAGCACTGCTGCGAACGATCAAATTGTGGGTGTCACTGAGAACACAACGGAACAAGTTGCGACGGCGACTGTCGACGAAAATGCAGAACCGGATACGGTTGCAGTGGCCGATGACGCAAATGCCGAGGCTCCGGAATCAGAAGACGTTTCAACCGAACCCGCAGCTCCAACAGTACTTCTGGCCGACAGCGAAGGTGTCCGCGTTTTGCAGTCTGGTGGCAGCGGGCCGCAGGTGCTTGAGAACGTTTCAATTGACGCCATCAGCTATGACAGCGACGGCGAGGTCGCCCTGTCCGGTCGGTCAACTGGTCAAAGTGCCGTTCGCGTGTACATCAATAATCAACCCATCCTGGAAACTGACATAGGCGAAGATGGCCAGTGGCGCGCCGACTTGCCAGATGTCGACACCGGAACCTATACGCTTCGCGTTGACGAGCTCGACGCCGAAGGAGCTGTAGTTTCGCGAACTGAAACGCCGTTCCGCCGAGAGCCGGTCGAAGCTATTCGCGCACTGGACACTAGCGGCGGCACTCAGAGCGCGCCGGTAGCTTTGATTACCGTACAACCCGGCAACACGCTTTGGGGTATTGCCCGCGAAAAGTATGGTGAAGGACTGCTATACGTGCGCGTGTTTGAAGCGAACTCGGATCGCATCCGTGACCCTGATCTAATTTACCCTGGCCAGATATTCACCGTACCTAACTGA
- a CDS encoding ATP-binding cassette domain-containing protein, producing the protein MSDTFSAGNERRSGMRTIRKVAPYLWPDAHPWVKQRVVLAMIALFISKLISVGTPFFYKAAVDALAGDATDAAWMLGMGAVGLTVAYGVARLMTVGFQQLRDVIFAAVGQRALRQLALETFTHIHRLSLRYHITRKTGGLSRIIERGVKGVEFLLRFLLFSIGPLNIELLMIAVVLAVVFDVSYVAVIAVTIGIYIVFTFKVTEWRVKIRKEMNDQDTDANQKAIDSLLNFETVKYFGAESREAERYDVAMAGYEQAALKTSYSLGFLNFGQSVLITAGLVIVMVMAAMGVAEGRLTVGDFVMVNAYMIQITMPLNFLGTVYREIRQSLVDMGEMFDLLEQPQEVEDKPGARTLEVSGGRVQFQDVHFGYEAERPILMGLTLDVEAGQTVAIVGPSGSGKSTIGRLLFRFYDVGDGALVIDDQDVRDITQDSLHAQIGVVPQDTVLFNDTVYYNIAYGRPEASRSEVEAAAKAAKIHDFISSLPDGYETTVGERGLKLSGGEKQRVGIARTLLKNPPILLLDEATSALDTETEAEIQTELQAMGQGRTVITIAHRLSTIAHADRIVVLEKGVIVEEGTHDDLLEQDGRYSSLWHMQASEDEAAA; encoded by the coding sequence ATGAGCGACACATTTTCCGCCGGAAATGAACGGCGCAGCGGTATGCGTACAATTCGCAAGGTCGCGCCATATCTGTGGCCGGATGCACATCCTTGGGTGAAGCAGCGTGTTGTTCTTGCGATGATTGCTTTGTTCATCTCAAAGCTGATCTCAGTCGGGACGCCATTCTTTTACAAAGCTGCGGTAGATGCTTTGGCAGGTGATGCCACCGACGCGGCATGGATGCTTGGAATGGGGGCTGTGGGCCTGACAGTCGCCTATGGTGTTGCACGCCTAATGACCGTCGGGTTTCAGCAATTGCGCGATGTCATCTTTGCTGCGGTGGGCCAACGGGCTTTGCGGCAACTTGCGTTGGAGACATTCACGCATATCCACCGCCTGAGTCTGCGCTATCACATCACACGGAAAACCGGGGGCCTGTCGCGTATCATCGAGCGTGGCGTGAAGGGTGTCGAGTTTCTTCTCAGATTCCTATTATTCTCGATCGGCCCATTGAACATCGAATTGCTGATGATCGCGGTCGTTTTGGCCGTGGTATTTGATGTCAGCTACGTCGCGGTCATCGCAGTGACGATTGGCATCTACATCGTTTTCACGTTCAAAGTGACCGAATGGCGGGTGAAGATCCGCAAAGAGATGAATGATCAGGATACCGATGCAAACCAAAAGGCTATCGACAGCCTTTTGAACTTTGAAACTGTGAAGTATTTCGGGGCAGAGTCTCGCGAAGCCGAACGTTATGATGTGGCGATGGCAGGCTATGAGCAGGCTGCGCTGAAAACCTCTTATTCACTGGGTTTTCTGAATTTCGGCCAATCGGTGTTGATTACAGCAGGTCTTGTAATTGTCATGGTTATGGCAGCAATGGGGGTCGCAGAGGGGCGTTTGACGGTTGGTGATTTCGTCATGGTTAACGCCTATATGATTCAGATCACCATGCCGCTGAACTTTCTCGGCACGGTTTACCGTGAAATCCGCCAAAGCCTTGTTGATATGGGCGAGATGTTTGATCTGCTGGAGCAACCGCAAGAGGTTGAAGACAAGCCCGGCGCGAGGACATTAGAAGTTAGTGGGGGACGGGTTCAGTTCCAAGACGTGCATTTTGGCTATGAGGCCGAGCGGCCGATCCTTATGGGTTTGACCCTTGACGTGGAAGCCGGCCAAACCGTTGCAATTGTTGGGCCCTCGGGGTCGGGCAAGTCAACCATCGGACGTCTCTTGTTCCGATTCTATGATGTTGGTGACGGTGCACTTGTGATCGACGATCAAGACGTTCGCGACATTACCCAGGATAGCTTGCACGCCCAGATCGGCGTGGTTCCTCAGGACACAGTGCTGTTCAATGATACCGTCTACTACAACATCGCCTATGGTCGACCAGAAGCCAGCCGCTCGGAAGTCGAAGCAGCGGCTAAGGCCGCTAAAATTCACGATTTCATTTCCAGCCTCCCTGATGGCTATGAAACAACCGTGGGGGAACGCGGGTTGAAACTTTCAGGCGGTGAAAAACAACGCGTTGGTATCGCGCGAACGCTCTTGAAGAACCCGCCTATTCTCCTTTTGGATGAAGCAACTTCTGCTCTCGACACTGAAACCGAAGCTGAAATTCAAACCGAGCTTCAGGCGATGGGGCAGGGGCGCACAGTCATCACCATCGCGCATCGACTTTCAACGATTGCCCACGCGGACCGGATCGTCGTGCTTGAAAAAGGCGTGATCGTCGAAGAAGGCACCCACGATGATTTGCTGGAGCAGGATGGGCGTTATTCGTCGCTGTGGCATATGCAGGCTTCGGAAGACGAAGCGGCCGCCTGA
- a CDS encoding AcrB/AcrD/AcrF family protein: MTGIVDWAAGRARMVVAFILLSLMAGALAYASLPKEGEPDIEIPALFVSVPFPGISAEDSEKLLVKPMETELSDLDGLKSIQGTAAESYAGIALEFEFGWDKTKIMADVRDSMNSAQAQFPQGAEQYSINEINFSEFPIIIVNLTGALPERTLLRVAKDLQDRLEGLEPVLEAALTGHRDEMLEVVIDPLRLEAYNVTAGELISVVVNNNQLIAAGEIESDSGAFAVKIPSSFDEQQDIYNLPVKVAGDRVITLGDLAEIRLTFEDRAGTARFNGENTVALQVVKRKGFNILDLAEVVKAEIAAEQATWPTELREAITVGTSNDQSRIIQSMVSQLEGSVLTAIALVMIVVLAALGSRSALLVGFAIPTSFLLCFAFLALMEVPISNIVMFGLILAVGMLVDGAIVVVEYADRRIREGSGPMAAYTEAAKRMFWPIVSSTATTLCAFLPMLFWPGVPGQFMGMLPVTLIFVLSASLVVALIYLPVMGGVAGRMSRLFERSSNALARSTPWFLRALLVPPSMYLMFLAAMQVLNPEYLLGEGTGGGGSIFGAILFIAGAMLTSITLGAAKVERQETKIRSGHRRTKFGMFIKFIAGNPIMPVVTIAAVGFFVVSVFGYFGQNNNGVEFFVESEPEQAIVYVRARGNLGLTEKDELVSQVEQVILATEGVESTFAFAGAGGLNQNTGGAAGPNDTIGQVQIELIPWERRGAYAATHDLTVEELDGDLILEQMQDELDRIPGIKVEILNLARGPASGKPVHLRLKGDNWEELLGAVRLVRAKYEGTEGLIDIEDNLPLPGIDWQINVDVEKAGRYGADVATVGGMVQLVTRGILLDTMRVDSSDEEIEIRVRLPEQDRVLSTLDTLKVRTRDGLIPLSNFITREPVAQLAQINRIGQKRFFDVKADVAPGLETEDGLPMTPNDRIEFLTEWLQNEQPLPPGVDWEWTGDQEDQAESQAFLQVGFSAALGLMFIILLAQFNSFYNAVLVLLAVVLSTTGVLIGMLVMDQPFSIIMTGTGIVALAGIVVNNNIVLIDTYQEYSQYMPRIEAIVRTAEARIRPVLLTTITTMAGLAPMMFGLSLDFIGGGFSVDSPTALWWKQLATAVVFGLGLATMLTLVFTPSMLALRVWITTGAYRSFTTLRALSHGSGSKTARDLALNKAAKKVKNPEIIWDVSSDSSLPSKPGEPELRAAE; the protein is encoded by the coding sequence ATGACCGGCATCGTCGACTGGGCCGCCGGGCGTGCCCGGATGGTGGTGGCATTTATCCTGCTCTCGCTTATGGCGGGAGCATTGGCCTATGCATCACTTCCGAAGGAAGGTGAGCCAGATATCGAAATTCCGGCATTGTTTGTTTCTGTGCCCTTCCCTGGGATCTCGGCGGAAGACAGCGAGAAACTTCTGGTCAAACCCATGGAAACCGAGCTTTCCGATCTCGACGGTCTGAAATCCATCCAAGGCACTGCCGCCGAAAGCTATGCCGGCATTGCGCTAGAGTTCGAGTTCGGCTGGGACAAAACCAAGATTATGGCCGATGTTCGCGACTCGATGAATTCGGCGCAAGCGCAGTTCCCGCAAGGCGCAGAGCAGTATTCCATTAATGAAATCAACTTCTCTGAATTTCCGATCATCATCGTCAACCTGACCGGCGCCCTGCCCGAACGTACCTTATTGCGCGTCGCCAAAGATCTTCAGGACCGACTAGAAGGCCTGGAACCCGTGCTAGAGGCCGCACTGACAGGCCACCGTGACGAGATGTTGGAAGTCGTCATCGATCCACTGCGACTGGAAGCCTACAACGTCACCGCAGGCGAATTGATCAGTGTCGTGGTCAACAACAACCAGTTGATTGCTGCCGGCGAGATCGAAAGCGACAGTGGTGCCTTTGCCGTCAAAATTCCATCGTCGTTTGACGAACAGCAGGACATCTACAATCTGCCCGTGAAGGTTGCCGGCGACCGCGTGATCACTCTTGGAGATCTCGCTGAAATCCGACTGACCTTCGAAGACCGCGCCGGAACGGCGCGTTTTAACGGCGAGAACACCGTCGCGCTGCAAGTAGTGAAGCGCAAAGGTTTTAACATTCTCGACCTTGCCGAAGTGGTGAAGGCAGAAATTGCCGCCGAACAAGCGACCTGGCCGACCGAGTTGCGCGAGGCGATAACCGTTGGCACATCCAACGACCAATCGCGCATCATCCAATCCATGGTTAGCCAGCTTGAAGGCTCGGTTCTGACCGCGATCGCGTTGGTTATGATCGTTGTCCTTGCAGCACTCGGATCGCGGTCAGCGCTGTTGGTTGGATTTGCTATCCCGACGTCCTTCTTATTGTGTTTTGCCTTCCTGGCTTTGATGGAAGTCCCGATATCGAACATAGTTATGTTCGGCCTGATCCTGGCCGTTGGAATGCTTGTTGATGGGGCGATTGTGGTTGTCGAATACGCTGACAGGCGCATCCGTGAAGGCTCGGGGCCCATGGCGGCCTATACTGAAGCCGCAAAGCGCATGTTCTGGCCCATCGTCTCATCCACGGCGACAACACTTTGCGCGTTCCTGCCGATGCTGTTTTGGCCGGGTGTGCCTGGCCAGTTCATGGGAATGTTGCCCGTTACCCTGATTTTCGTTCTGTCGGCATCGCTGGTCGTCGCACTGATTTATTTACCTGTGATGGGTGGTGTTGCTGGCCGCATGAGCCGCCTTTTCGAACGATCTTCAAACGCGCTTGCCCGGTCCACGCCGTGGTTCCTGCGCGCGCTTTTGGTCCCACCATCGATGTATTTGATGTTTCTGGCCGCGATGCAGGTCTTAAACCCCGAATACTTGCTGGGCGAAGGTACTGGTGGTGGTGGCAGCATCTTTGGCGCAATTCTGTTCATTGCCGGAGCCATGCTGACCTCGATCACGCTTGGTGCCGCAAAGGTTGAGCGTCAGGAAACCAAAATTCGCTCGGGCCACCGCCGGACCAAGTTCGGAATGTTCATCAAGTTCATTGCTGGTAACCCGATTATGCCAGTGGTCACCATCGCAGCAGTTGGTTTCTTCGTGGTGTCGGTGTTCGGCTACTTCGGCCAGAACAACAACGGCGTTGAATTCTTCGTGGAAAGCGAACCCGAGCAGGCCATTGTCTATGTCCGTGCGCGCGGCAATCTTGGTTTGACCGAAAAGGATGAGCTGGTCAGTCAGGTCGAACAGGTCATTTTGGCAACTGAAGGCGTCGAAAGCACGTTTGCATTTGCTGGGGCTGGTGGATTGAACCAGAACACCGGCGGGGCCGCGGGGCCGAATGACACCATTGGTCAGGTCCAGATTGAACTTATCCCGTGGGAGCGTCGCGGTGCTTATGCCGCCACCCATGATCTTACAGTCGAAGAGTTGGACGGCGATTTGATCCTGGAGCAGATGCAGGACGAGCTGGACCGCATTCCCGGCATCAAGGTCGAGATTTTGAACCTCGCGCGCGGACCAGCCAGTGGCAAACCGGTGCACCTGCGCCTTAAGGGCGACAACTGGGAAGAGCTTCTAGGTGCTGTGCGGCTCGTGCGGGCCAAGTATGAAGGCACTGAGGGGCTCATCGACATCGAAGACAATCTGCCCCTGCCTGGCATTGATTGGCAGATCAACGTGGATGTTGAAAAGGCTGGTCGCTATGGCGCAGACGTCGCCACTGTGGGCGGCATGGTCCAGCTGGTCACGCGCGGTATTCTACTGGACACCATGCGGGTCGATTCCTCGGATGAAGAGATCGAAATCCGCGTGCGGTTGCCAGAGCAGGACCGGGTATTGTCGACACTGGACACTCTGAAAGTACGCACCCGAGATGGGTTAATCCCGCTGTCAAACTTCATCACTCGGGAACCCGTTGCCCAACTTGCGCAGATCAATCGCATCGGCCAGAAACGGTTCTTTGATGTGAAAGCCGATGTCGCGCCCGGACTAGAGACCGAAGACGGGCTGCCGATGACACCGAATGACCGCATCGAGTTTCTGACCGAGTGGCTGCAGAACGAACAACCATTGCCGCCGGGAGTCGACTGGGAATGGACCGGTGATCAGGAAGATCAGGCCGAAAGCCAGGCGTTCCTGCAGGTCGGATTTTCGGCCGCTTTGGGTCTGATGTTCATCATTCTGCTGGCGCAATTCAACTCGTTTTATAACGCCGTTCTGGTGCTTCTGGCTGTGGTACTGTCCACCACCGGCGTTTTGATCGGCATGTTGGTTATGGATCAGCCGTTCTCAATTATCATGACCGGAACGGGGATTGTGGCGCTTGCGGGAATTGTGGTGAACAACAACATTGTCTTAATCGACACCTATCAAGAATATTCGCAATATATGCCGCGGATCGAAGCCATTGTGCGGACTGCCGAGGCGCGTATTCGCCCGGTTCTGCTGACCACAATCACCACAATGGCCGGTTTGGCCCCCATGATGTTTGGTCTATCTCTGGATTTCATAGGCGGTGGGTTCTCGGTTGATAGCCCAACCGCACTTTGGTGGAAGCAATTGGCAACAGCTGTGGTCTTCGGCCTTGGACTGGCCACGATGTTAACGCTGGTCTTCACGCCCTCGATGCTGGCGCTGCGGGTCTGGATCACCACCGGTGCTTACAGGAGCTTTACGACACTTCGCGCCTTGAGCCACGGTTCGGGTTCAAAAACCGCGCGGGATCTGGCGTTGAACAAAGCCGCCAAGAAAGTAAAGAATCCGGAAATTATCTGGGACGTGTCCAGCGATTCATCATTACCAAGCAAACCCGGCGAGCCCGAATTGCGGGCCGCAGAATAA
- a CDS encoding efflux RND transporter periplasmic adaptor subunit, translating into MRVFPIITAIVVVAVLYGLIFERDRLVSFSGATPEASEPDVVTDEPGSQTNAGVSVVAMRSEATSVDGAVVLRGRTEATRQVDIRAETSGRIVSDPLRKGAFVNNGDLVCQLDPGTREIALSDSQARQREAMARVPEAMARLAEAQARLVEAEINDNASSRLSEGGFASETRVAQTTAAVEAARAGVQSAKSGVQAAEAGVQSAEAGVAAAQNELTKLDIAAPFEGLLETDSAELGALLQPGSLCATIIQLDPINLVGFVPETMVDRVQVGAIAGARLASGREIVGKVTFLSRSADPSTRTFRVDVRVPNPDLSIRDGQTAEILIQADGNVAHLLPQSSLTLNDDGDLGVRVVLDGKASFQPVSVLRDTIDGIWVGGLSEVADVIVVGQEYVTDGVAVAATFETEITQ; encoded by the coding sequence ATGCGCGTGTTTCCGATCATTACGGCAATTGTCGTCGTGGCAGTCCTTTATGGGCTGATTTTCGAAAGAGACCGATTGGTTTCGTTTTCCGGCGCAACTCCAGAAGCCTCCGAACCAGATGTCGTGACTGACGAGCCAGGCTCTCAGACAAACGCAGGTGTATCCGTTGTTGCAATGCGCTCTGAGGCCACCAGTGTTGACGGCGCAGTCGTGCTGCGTGGGCGAACAGAAGCCACACGGCAGGTAGATATACGCGCTGAAACTTCGGGACGTATTGTATCAGATCCACTGCGCAAAGGGGCGTTTGTGAATAACGGCGATCTTGTTTGCCAGCTTGATCCCGGCACCCGTGAGATTGCACTGTCTGACTCTCAGGCGCGTCAACGCGAGGCGATGGCCCGCGTTCCCGAAGCCATGGCACGCCTCGCAGAAGCCCAAGCGCGCCTTGTCGAAGCTGAGATCAACGACAATGCCTCATCACGACTGTCCGAAGGTGGTTTTGCGTCTGAAACGCGCGTGGCGCAGACGACAGCAGCCGTTGAGGCCGCACGCGCGGGGGTGCAATCCGCAAAGTCGGGTGTTCAGGCTGCCGAAGCGGGAGTTCAATCGGCAGAAGCGGGTGTCGCAGCCGCACAGAATGAACTGACCAAACTCGACATTGCGGCCCCTTTCGAAGGCCTTCTTGAAACCGACAGCGCCGAACTTGGCGCACTGCTGCAACCCGGTTCGCTTTGCGCGACGATCATTCAACTTGATCCGATCAACCTTGTTGGTTTTGTTCCCGAAACGATGGTCGACCGTGTTCAGGTCGGCGCGATTGCTGGTGCGCGCCTTGCTTCCGGGCGTGAAATTGTTGGCAAGGTAACATTCCTTAGTCGATCAGCCGATCCGTCAACTCGCACTTTCCGCGTCGATGTGCGAGTGCCAAACCCAGATCTTTCCATTCGCGATGGCCAAACTGCCGAAATTCTTATTCAGGCAGACGGCAACGTGGCGCACTTGTTGCCCCAATCGTCACTCACCCTAAACGATGACGGCGATCTAGGTGTTCGCGTCGTGCTGGACGGAAAAGCCAGCTTTCAACCGGTTTCGGTCCTGCGCGATACTATCGACGGTATTTGGGTTGGTGGTCTCAGCGAAGTCGCCGACGTTATCGTTGTCGGGCAAGAATACGTGACGGACGGTGTTGCGGTAGCCGCGACCTTTGAGACGGAGATCACTCAATGA
- a CDS encoding tetratricopeptide repeat protein, translating to MSNQDSFIDEVTEEVRKDRLFRLFKRYGWIGAVAIVLAVGGTAFNEWRKASAQAEAEAVGDAILAAVSTDSSERADALAAIEIGGNAGRAAVAALISATFAEDSGDVDEAITALETLAADVSAPQAFRDLASLKAVLLGGQAISAEDRIARMNSLVLGGGAFRLLAEEQIALAEIELGQNDAATARLRDILADASTTQDLRRRASQLIVALGGSLTES from the coding sequence GTGTCCAACCAGGACTCATTCATTGATGAAGTGACCGAAGAGGTCCGAAAAGACAGATTGTTTCGTCTTTTCAAACGCTACGGCTGGATTGGAGCTGTTGCCATTGTTTTGGCGGTTGGCGGTACGGCGTTTAACGAATGGCGAAAAGCGTCTGCACAAGCAGAGGCAGAAGCTGTCGGTGACGCTATTCTCGCTGCAGTTTCTACTGACAGTTCAGAGCGCGCAGATGCGCTTGCAGCAATTGAAATTGGCGGCAACGCCGGACGGGCAGCTGTTGCGGCATTGATCAGCGCGACTTTTGCTGAAGACTCTGGAGATGTTGACGAGGCTATTACCGCGCTTGAGACACTGGCGGCGGATGTGTCAGCGCCGCAAGCATTTAGGGATCTGGCCAGCTTGAAGGCTGTATTGCTTGGCGGACAGGCCATTTCTGCAGAAGATCGTATAGCACGCATGAATTCATTGGTTCTTGGCGGAGGAGCCTTCAGACTTCTTGCCGAAGAGCAAATTGCCTTAGCCGAAATAGAACTAGGTCAAAACGATGCTGCGACGGCGCGGTTGCGCGATATTCTTGCGGACGCTTCGACGACCCAGGACTTGCGCCGCCGGGCATCGCAGTTGATTGTGGCCTTAGGGGGATCGCTGACCGAAAGTTGA